A single window of Archangium gephyra DNA harbors:
- the icd gene encoding NADP-dependent isocitrate dehydrogenase, whose product MAPPSGEKITLQNGKLFVPDHPIVPYIEGDGTGRDIWRASQAVFDAAVEKAYKGKKKISWFEVLAGEKAFKTVNNWLPDETVTAFREYLVGIKGPLTTPVGGGIRSLNVALRQMLDLYVCLRPVRYFKGVPSPVKTPEKVDMTIFRENTEDIYAGIEFEAGSPQAAKFLEFLKKEFPKDAGKIRFPEGVGIGIKPVSKEGTERLVRAAIDYAVRHKRKSVTIVHKGNIMKYTEGAFRKWGYDLAVREFGDKVYTWDQWEATKAAKSEDAANAEQKAAVSAGKIIIKDSIADITLQQVLTRPDEFDVIATLNLNGDYLSDALAAQVGGIGIAPGGNINYVTGHAVFEATHGTAPKYADQDKVNPGSVILSGEMMLRHMGWNEAADLIIQGMDKAIANRTVTYDFARLMRQETQGNVTEVKCSEFGQAIIKNM is encoded by the coding sequence ATGGCCCCTCCGAGCGGCGAGAAGATCACCCTGCAGAACGGCAAGCTGTTCGTGCCGGATCACCCCATTGTCCCCTACATCGAGGGTGACGGCACCGGCCGCGACATCTGGCGCGCCTCGCAGGCCGTCTTCGACGCGGCGGTGGAGAAGGCCTACAAGGGCAAGAAGAAGATCTCCTGGTTCGAGGTTCTGGCCGGCGAGAAGGCCTTCAAGACGGTCAACAACTGGCTGCCCGACGAGACGGTCACCGCGTTCCGCGAGTACCTGGTGGGCATCAAGGGCCCGCTGACCACGCCGGTGGGTGGTGGCATCCGCTCGCTGAACGTCGCGCTGCGCCAGATGCTCGACCTGTACGTCTGCCTGCGCCCCGTCCGCTACTTCAAGGGCGTGCCCAGCCCGGTGAAGACCCCCGAGAAGGTCGACATGACCATCTTCCGGGAGAACACCGAGGACATCTACGCCGGTATCGAGTTCGAGGCCGGTAGCCCCCAGGCCGCCAAGTTCCTCGAGTTCCTGAAGAAGGAGTTCCCGAAGGACGCCGGCAAGATCCGCTTCCCCGAGGGCGTGGGCATCGGCATCAAGCCCGTGTCGAAGGAAGGCACGGAGCGCCTGGTGCGCGCCGCCATCGATTACGCCGTGCGCCACAAGCGCAAGAGCGTGACGATCGTGCACAAGGGCAACATCATGAAGTACACCGAGGGCGCCTTCCGCAAGTGGGGCTACGACCTGGCGGTGCGCGAGTTCGGTGACAAGGTCTACACCTGGGATCAGTGGGAGGCCACCAAGGCCGCCAAGAGCGAGGACGCCGCCAACGCCGAGCAGAAGGCCGCGGTCTCCGCCGGGAAGATCATCATCAAGGACTCCATCGCGGACATCACCCTGCAGCAGGTGCTGACGCGTCCGGACGAGTTCGACGTGATCGCCACGCTGAACCTCAACGGTGACTACCTGTCGGACGCGCTGGCGGCGCAGGTGGGCGGCATCGGCATCGCGCCGGGCGGCAACATCAACTACGTCACCGGCCACGCCGTCTTCGAGGCCACCCACGGCACCGCACCCAAGTACGCGGACCAGGACAAGGTGAACCCGGGCTCGGTCATCCTCTCCGGCGAGATGATGCTGCGCCACATGGGCTGGAACGAGGCCGCGGACCTCATCATCCAGGGCATGGACAAGGCCATCGCCAACCGGACCGTCACCTACGACTTCGCCCGCCTGATGCGTCAGGAGACCCAGGGCAACGTCACCGAGGTGAAGTGCTCCGAGTTCGGCCAGGCCATCATCAAGAACATGTAG
- the sdhA gene encoding succinate dehydrogenase flavoprotein subunit, whose product MAAAARFTVVGGGLAGLMTTIKLAEAGHQVDILSLVPVKRSHSVCAQGGINGAVNTKGEGDSPDIHVKDTLRGGDFLAEQISVKGMCHAAPGIIYLLDRMGVTFNRTSEGLLDFRRFGGTLHHRTAFAGATTGQQLLYALDEQVRRWESEGRVTKYEHWEWLGTVKDGAGRVIGSVAMDLRTNEIRTFPAEAVCLATGGPGIVFGRSTNSIINTGTAAGRAYMEGAIYSNGEFIQVHPTSIPGEDKLRLMSESVRGEGGRVWVPKKKGDVRDPKDIPESERFYFLEEKYPKYKNLVPRDVATREIFTVCREMGLGLGGGDAVYLDVTHIPGHVLTAKLGGVMEIYEKFVGDDPRHVPMKIFPGMHYSMGGLYVQFEAGSNMEPLVGSPVNQSTNIPGLYAAGEADYAYHGANRLGANSLLSCIYSGMIGGPAMAAFAKSQSKSATDADNQKYFADAQKYWADRFATIKKMDGTENAYGLTKELGDLMTENCTVVRYNDRLKKSLEKIRDFKARWKNINALDTGNVANRSISYVNQLWNMFELAEVIAKSALLRDESRGAHYKPEFSLPEPKVKDPTKDPEWMALWKKRHEKWAKTTMAAYSVEGPQITYQDIPTPVLDPEPRWYA is encoded by the coding sequence ATGGCAGCAGCAGCGCGGTTCACGGTGGTGGGCGGCGGACTCGCCGGGCTGATGACCACCATCAAGCTTGCCGAGGCCGGTCATCAGGTCGACATCCTGTCGCTCGTGCCGGTGAAGCGTTCCCATTCGGTCTGCGCCCAGGGCGGTATCAACGGCGCGGTGAACACGAAGGGTGAGGGTGACTCCCCGGACATCCACGTGAAGGACACGCTGCGCGGCGGCGACTTCCTGGCCGAGCAGATCTCCGTCAAGGGCATGTGCCATGCGGCGCCGGGCATCATCTACCTGCTCGACCGCATGGGCGTGACGTTCAACCGCACGTCCGAGGGTCTGCTGGACTTCCGGCGCTTCGGCGGCACGCTGCACCACCGCACGGCCTTCGCGGGCGCCACCACCGGCCAGCAGCTGCTGTACGCGCTGGACGAGCAGGTGCGCCGCTGGGAGTCCGAGGGCCGCGTCACCAAGTACGAGCACTGGGAGTGGCTGGGCACGGTGAAGGATGGCGCGGGCCGCGTCATCGGCAGCGTGGCCATGGATCTGCGCACCAACGAGATCCGCACCTTCCCGGCCGAGGCCGTGTGCCTCGCCACGGGTGGCCCGGGCATCGTCTTCGGGCGCTCCACCAACTCCATCATCAACACCGGTACCGCCGCCGGCCGCGCCTACATGGAGGGCGCCATCTACTCCAACGGCGAGTTCATCCAGGTGCACCCCACCTCCATTCCGGGTGAGGACAAGCTGCGCCTGATGAGCGAGTCGGTGCGTGGCGAGGGTGGCCGCGTCTGGGTGCCCAAGAAGAAGGGCGACGTTCGCGATCCCAAGGACATCCCCGAGAGCGAGCGCTTCTACTTCCTCGAGGAGAAGTACCCCAAGTACAAGAACCTGGTGCCGCGCGACGTGGCCACCCGGGAGATCTTCACGGTGTGCCGCGAGATGGGCCTGGGTCTGGGCGGCGGCGACGCCGTGTACCTGGACGTCACGCACATCCCCGGCCACGTGCTCACCGCCAAGCTGGGCGGCGTGATGGAGATCTACGAGAAGTTCGTGGGTGACGACCCGCGCCACGTGCCCATGAAGATCTTCCCGGGCATGCACTACTCGATGGGCGGCCTGTACGTGCAGTTCGAGGCGGGCTCCAACATGGAGCCGCTGGTGGGCAGCCCCGTCAACCAGTCCACCAACATCCCCGGCCTGTATGCCGCGGGCGAGGCGGACTACGCCTACCACGGCGCGAACCGCCTGGGCGCCAACTCGCTGCTCTCCTGCATCTACAGCGGCATGATCGGCGGCCCGGCCATGGCGGCCTTCGCCAAGAGCCAGTCCAAGAGCGCCACCGACGCGGACAACCAGAAGTACTTCGCCGACGCGCAGAAGTACTGGGCGGATCGCTTCGCCACCATCAAGAAGATGGACGGCACCGAGAACGCGTACGGGCTCACCAAGGAGCTCGGCGATCTGATGACGGAGAACTGCACCGTCGTCCGCTACAACGACCGGCTCAAGAAGTCGCTGGAGAAGATCCGCGACTTCAAGGCCCGCTGGAAGAACATCAACGCGCTGGACACGGGCAACGTGGCCAACCGGAGCATCTCCTACGTCAACCAGCTCTGGAACATGTTCGAGCTGGCCGAGGTGATCGCCAAGAGCGCGTTGCTGCGCGACGAGAGCCGCGGCGCCCACTACAAGCCGGAGTTCTCGCTGCCCGAGCCCAAGGTGAAGGATCCGACGAAGGATCCCGAGTGGATGGCGCTGTGGAAGAAGCGCCACGAGAAGTGGGCCAAGACGACCATGGCCGCCTACTCGGTCGAGGGCCCGCAGATCACCTATCAGGACATCCCCACGCCCGTGCTCGATCCCGAGCCGCGCTGGTACGCCTAA
- a CDS encoding class I SAM-dependent methyltransferase, giving the protein MPTTDEQEQGVRKVYGEIAEVYETFFPSLQRYEGRVERFLGETVAPGLRVLDVGCGPGQLTRDLEPTVQVVGLDLSPEMIERARQGRPSGEYRVYSYRDSVPGELGRFDVALAVGCLDFCDELARTLGHVSEALKPGGRLLFTVLERRPGLEGHEEARRQIQTADQDVTLYFWSFVETARALEAANLLPRTYGHGPGWVQLLEQRTMHFGWWDVERR; this is encoded by the coding sequence ATGCCAACCACCGACGAACAGGAACAGGGAGTCCGGAAGGTGTACGGGGAGATCGCCGAAGTCTACGAGACGTTCTTCCCGTCGCTGCAGCGGTACGAGGGGCGGGTGGAGCGGTTCCTCGGGGAGACGGTGGCGCCGGGCCTCCGGGTGCTCGATGTGGGATGTGGCCCGGGGCAGCTGACGCGGGACCTGGAGCCGACCGTACAGGTCGTGGGGTTGGATCTCTCACCCGAGATGATCGAGCGGGCACGCCAGGGCCGGCCGTCGGGCGAGTACCGGGTGTACAGCTACCGCGATTCCGTGCCCGGGGAGCTCGGCCGCTTCGACGTGGCGCTGGCGGTGGGGTGCCTCGACTTCTGCGACGAACTGGCGCGGACGTTGGGCCACGTGTCCGAGGCGCTGAAACCGGGAGGGCGCCTGCTCTTCACGGTGCTCGAGCGCCGCCCGGGGCTGGAGGGGCACGAGGAGGCCCGGCGCCAGATCCAGACGGCGGACCAGGACGTCACGCTGTACTTCTGGTCCTTCGTGGAGACGGCGAGGGCGCTCGAGGCCGCGAACCTCCTGCCGCGCACCTACGGGCACGGGCCCGGCTGGGTGCAGCTCCTGGAACAGCGGACGATGCACTTCGGCTGGTGGGACGTGGAGCGGCGCTGA
- the sucC gene encoding ADP-forming succinate--CoA ligase subunit beta encodes MKIHEYQGKEIFRKYGVPTPRGILALSPKEAEAAAKELGTPVVVVKAQIHAGGRGKGGGVKLAKSPAEARDLAQQMLGMKLKTIQTGPEGQTVHKVYIEEGLAIGQELYLGVTLDRATSRITFMASREGGVEIEEVAAHSPEKILREAVDPAVGFQDFQGRKLAFGLGLSGPTVNKFVQFCAALYRMFMETDASLVEINPLVILKDGGVVALDAKVDFDENAMYRHKDLLEYRDVAEEEPRETQAKEWDLAYIALEGNIGCMVNGAGLAMATMDTIKLVGGAPANFLDVGGGASKEKVTAAFKLILADPAVKAVLVNIFGGIMKCDVIAEGIIAAAKEVQLKVPLVVRLEGTNVEQGKALLRNSGLAITPADNLRQAAEKAVAALK; translated from the coding sequence ATGAAGATCCACGAGTACCAGGGCAAGGAAATCTTCCGGAAGTACGGCGTTCCCACGCCGCGCGGCATTCTCGCGCTCTCGCCCAAGGAGGCCGAGGCGGCCGCCAAGGAGCTGGGCACGCCGGTGGTCGTCGTGAAGGCCCAGATCCACGCGGGTGGCCGCGGCAAGGGTGGCGGCGTGAAGCTCGCCAAGAGCCCCGCCGAGGCCAGGGATCTCGCCCAGCAGATGCTGGGCATGAAGCTCAAGACGATCCAGACCGGGCCCGAGGGCCAGACGGTCCACAAGGTCTACATCGAGGAGGGCCTGGCCATCGGTCAGGAGCTGTACCTCGGTGTGACGCTGGATCGCGCCACCTCGCGCATCACCTTCATGGCCTCCCGTGAGGGCGGCGTGGAGATCGAGGAAGTGGCCGCGCACAGCCCCGAGAAGATCCTCCGCGAGGCGGTGGATCCCGCCGTGGGCTTCCAGGACTTCCAGGGCCGCAAGCTGGCCTTCGGCCTGGGCCTCTCCGGCCCCACGGTGAACAAGTTCGTCCAGTTCTGCGCCGCGCTCTACCGCATGTTCATGGAGACGGACGCCTCGCTGGTGGAGATCAACCCGCTGGTCATCCTCAAGGATGGCGGCGTGGTGGCGCTCGACGCGAAGGTGGACTTCGACGAGAACGCGATGTACCGGCACAAGGATCTGCTCGAGTACCGCGACGTCGCCGAGGAGGAGCCGCGCGAGACCCAGGCCAAGGAGTGGGACCTGGCCTACATCGCGCTCGAGGGCAACATCGGCTGCATGGTGAACGGTGCCGGTCTGGCCATGGCCACCATGGACACCATCAAGCTGGTGGGCGGTGCGCCGGCCAACTTCCTCGACGTGGGTGGCGGCGCCAGCAAGGAGAAGGTGACGGCGGCCTTCAAGCTGATCCTCGCCGACCCGGCCGTGAAGGCGGTGCTCGTCAACATCTTCGGCGGCATCATGAAGTGCGATGTCATCGCCGAGGGCATCATCGCCGCGGCGAAGGAAGTGCAGCTGAAGGTTCCGCTCGTGGTGCGGCTCGAGGGCACCAACGTGGAGCAGGGCAAGGCGCTGCTGCGCAACTCCGGCCTCGCCATCACCCCCGCCGACAACCTCCGCCAGGCCGCCGAGAAGGCCGTCGCGGCGCTGAAGTAG
- a CDS encoding DUF4105 domain-containing protein has translation MRLLSLAGPLVLFALGMAWLVPAVLLTGGGPQGAPWWRYAVLLALVLAVGLAWRLGSRGLALGTLAVLCAAVFVWTRTVRPSSTRDWAPDLVRTARAEVQGSRVTLHDIRDFRYRSTTDWDASWYSATYDTRDLVRAWFIVEPFSGFEGAAHTMVSFEFSGDRFVSFSVEIRRERGETYSVLGGLFRQYELIYVVGDERDLIQLRSNHRRDDVYLYPVRASQERTVAFFLDMVQRMTGLQSQPEFYNSFTNNCTTNLVRHLEKVSETNVPYDHRTLLPAYSDELALALGLIDSDVGLAETRERHRINTLALAAQDRDDFSLRIRGRAPAATPAAAASGP, from the coding sequence ATGCGCCTCCTCTCCCTCGCCGGTCCGCTCGTCCTCTTCGCCCTCGGCATGGCGTGGCTCGTCCCCGCCGTCCTCCTCACCGGAGGGGGTCCCCAGGGCGCCCCCTGGTGGCGGTATGCCGTGCTCCTCGCCCTCGTCCTGGCCGTGGGCCTCGCCTGGCGCCTGGGCTCCCGGGGGCTCGCGCTCGGGACACTCGCCGTGCTCTGCGCCGCCGTGTTCGTCTGGACGCGGACCGTGCGGCCCTCGAGCACCCGCGACTGGGCGCCGGATCTCGTCCGCACCGCTCGCGCCGAGGTGCAGGGCTCCCGCGTCACCCTCCACGACATCCGCGACTTCCGCTACCGCAGCACCACCGACTGGGACGCCTCCTGGTACTCCGCCACCTACGACACCCGCGACCTCGTCCGCGCCTGGTTCATCGTCGAGCCCTTCTCCGGCTTCGAGGGCGCCGCCCACACCATGGTCAGCTTCGAGTTCTCCGGCGATCGCTTCGTCTCCTTCTCCGTGGAGATCCGCCGCGAGCGCGGTGAGACGTACTCGGTCCTCGGGGGCTTGTTCCGCCAGTACGAGCTCATCTACGTCGTCGGCGACGAGCGCGACCTCATCCAGCTGCGCAGCAACCACCGCCGCGATGACGTCTACCTCTACCCCGTCCGCGCCTCCCAGGAGCGCACCGTCGCCTTCTTCCTCGACATGGTGCAGCGCATGACGGGCCTTCAGTCCCAGCCCGAGTTCTACAACTCGTTCACCAACAACTGCACCACCAACCTCGTGCGGCACCTGGAGAAGGTCAGCGAGACCAACGTTCCCTATGATCACCGCACCCTGCTGCCCGCCTACTCCGACGAGCTCGCCCTCGCACTCGGGTTGATCGACTCCGACGTGGGCCTCGCCGAGACGCGCGAGCGCCATCGCATCAACACGCTCGCCCTCGCCGCCCAGGACCGCGACGACTTCTCGCTCCGCATCCGCGGGCGGGCCCCGGCCGCGACTCCCGCCGCCGCGGCCTCGGGCCCCTGA
- a CDS encoding helix-turn-helix transcriptional regulator: MSRASRLLELIQVLRRHRAPITGPALAEELGISIRTLYRDIATLQAQGADIRGEPGVGYVLQPGFTLPPLMFSADELEALVLGSRWVAVRGDARLGAAARNAVAKIRAVLPGDLRESVDAATLTVPMFRGEPVAIDVSVIRAAIRAEHKLVITYRDNDGAGTTRTIWPLLIGFFDKVLVLAAWCELRQDYRAFRVDRIQSVEPRDERYPRRRAVLVGEWRVRQNIPATAGN; encoded by the coding sequence ATGTCCCGGGCCTCCCGCCTGCTCGAGCTCATCCAGGTATTGCGCCGTCACCGCGCGCCGATCACCGGCCCGGCATTGGCCGAGGAGCTCGGCATTTCCATCCGTACCCTCTACCGAGACATCGCGACGCTGCAGGCGCAGGGCGCCGATATCCGGGGTGAACCGGGCGTGGGTTATGTGCTGCAACCCGGCTTCACCCTGCCGCCCCTGATGTTCTCGGCGGACGAGCTCGAGGCCTTGGTGCTCGGTTCGCGCTGGGTCGCGGTGCGGGGTGATGCACGGCTCGGGGCCGCGGCGCGCAACGCCGTGGCGAAAATCCGCGCCGTGCTGCCCGGCGACCTCCGCGAGAGCGTCGATGCCGCCACCCTCACCGTGCCGATGTTCCGCGGCGAGCCGGTCGCCATCGACGTCTCGGTGATCCGCGCCGCGATCCGCGCGGAGCACAAGCTCGTCATCACCTATCGCGACAATGACGGCGCCGGCACGACCCGCACCATCTGGCCGCTGCTGATCGGCTTCTTCGACAAGGTGCTGGTGCTCGCCGCCTGGTGCGAGCTCAGGCAGGACTACCGCGCCTTCCGTGTCGACCGCATCCAGTCGGTCGAGCCGAGGGACGAGCGCTATCCGCGCCGCCGTGCCGTGCTGGTAGGGGAGTGGCGGGTCAGGCAGAACATTCCCGCTACTGCCGGAAACTGA
- a CDS encoding VOC family protein: MRTLNYLLLAVRNPLASAELYSKLLGREPVEKSRTFVLYVLPTGLKIGLWLADEVAPAPKPAGGIELSFSEESRDAVRATHAEWTRLGLKVVQEPTEMDFGFTFVAEDPDGHRLRPFVLADKPR; the protein is encoded by the coding sequence ATGCGTACCCTCAACTACCTGCTGCTGGCCGTCCGCAATCCGCTCGCGAGCGCCGAGCTCTATTCGAAGCTCCTCGGCCGCGAGCCGGTCGAGAAGTCCAGGACCTTTGTTCTCTACGTACTGCCGACCGGCCTGAAGATCGGCCTCTGGCTTGCCGACGAGGTGGCGCCGGCACCGAAGCCCGCGGGCGGCATCGAGCTCTCGTTCAGCGAGGAGAGCAGGGACGCCGTTCGCGCGACCCATGCCGAGTGGACCCGGCTCGGCCTCAAGGTGGTGCAGGAGCCCACCGAGATGGATTTCGGCTTCACCTTCGTGGCCGAGGACCCGGACGGGCATCGCCTCCGCCCCTTCGTCCTCGCCGACAAGCCGCGGTAG
- the mdh gene encoding malate dehydrogenase gives MAHTKKKIGLIGGGQIGGNLALLAVQKQLGDVVLYDIPVAEGLVKGKALDINQLSAVDGYDCRVTGTTDWKDVAGSDVVIITAGVPRKPGMSREDLLEVNLKIMKDVAGNIKQHCPNAFVINVANPLDAMVFALHKIAGLPKNMVVGMAGVLDTSRFKCFIAEALGCSIRDVEALVLGGHGDDMVPLVRHSTVGGVPLTQLIAKDKLDAIIDRTRKGGAELVNLYKTGSAYFAPASSSIAMAESYLLDRKRVLPAAALLEGQYGISGYFFGVPTQIGAGGVEKIIDVQLNDAEKAELNKSFESVKKTVGEVKL, from the coding sequence ATGGCTCACACCAAGAAGAAGATTGGTCTCATCGGCGGCGGTCAGATCGGTGGCAACCTGGCCCTGCTCGCGGTGCAGAAGCAGCTCGGCGACGTCGTCCTCTACGACATCCCCGTGGCCGAGGGCCTGGTCAAGGGCAAGGCGCTGGACATCAACCAGCTGTCCGCCGTGGACGGTTATGACTGCCGCGTGACGGGCACCACGGACTGGAAGGACGTGGCTGGCTCGGACGTGGTGATCATCACGGCCGGCGTGCCCCGCAAGCCGGGCATGAGCCGCGAGGACCTGCTCGAGGTCAACCTGAAGATCATGAAGGACGTGGCGGGCAACATCAAGCAGCACTGCCCCAACGCCTTCGTCATCAACGTGGCCAACCCGCTGGACGCGATGGTGTTCGCGCTCCACAAGATCGCCGGTCTGCCCAAGAACATGGTCGTCGGCATGGCGGGCGTGCTCGACACCAGCCGCTTCAAGTGCTTCATCGCCGAGGCGCTCGGCTGCTCCATCCGTGACGTGGAGGCGCTGGTGCTCGGCGGCCACGGCGACGACATGGTGCCGCTCGTTCGCCACAGCACCGTGGGCGGCGTGCCCCTCACCCAGCTGATCGCCAAGGACAAGCTGGACGCCATCATCGACCGCACCCGCAAGGGCGGCGCCGAGCTGGTGAACCTCTACAAGACGGGCAGCGCCTACTTCGCCCCCGCCTCCAGCTCCATCGCCATGGCCGAGAGCTACCTGCTCGACCGCAAGCGCGTGTTGCCGGCCGCCGCCCTGCTCGAGGGGCAGTACGGCATCAGCGGCTACTTCTTCGGCGTCCCCACGCAGATCGGCGCGGGCGGCGTGGAGAAGATCATCGACGTGCAGCTCAACGACGCCGAGAAGGCCGAGCTCAACAAGTCCTTCGAGTCGGTGAAGAAGACCGTCGGCGAAGTGAAGCTCTAG
- a CDS encoding OmpA family protein, which translates to MNAWKKGWVLVPALILGGTACVTPGKRTATGAAAGAIVGAGAGAVAGRSWEGAAIGAGVGAVAGGAVGNYLDKQARELEQVAETHRTDHGILLNLRSELLFETDSAVLTESAIAQLTRIGDILAKYPEDHLRIEGHTDSRGTVPYNEVLSLRRAEAVARVLTSRGVTPRQMLVLGLGESAPVASNDTDAGRSTNRRVQLLITVPQAPPV; encoded by the coding sequence GTGAACGCATGGAAGAAGGGTTGGGTGCTGGTCCCCGCGCTGATCCTGGGCGGGACGGCTTGTGTGACTCCCGGCAAGAGGACCGCCACGGGCGCGGCGGCGGGAGCCATCGTGGGAGCGGGAGCGGGGGCGGTGGCGGGAAGGAGTTGGGAGGGCGCGGCCATCGGGGCCGGGGTGGGAGCGGTGGCGGGCGGAGCCGTGGGCAACTACCTCGACAAGCAGGCGCGAGAGCTGGAGCAGGTCGCGGAGACGCACCGGACGGACCACGGCATCCTGCTGAACCTGCGCAGCGAGCTGCTCTTCGAGACGGACAGCGCCGTGCTCACCGAGAGCGCCATTGCCCAGCTGACACGCATCGGCGACATCCTCGCGAAGTACCCGGAGGATCACCTCCGCATCGAGGGCCACACGGACAGCCGGGGCACGGTGCCCTACAACGAGGTGCTCTCCCTGCGGCGAGCGGAGGCCGTCGCGCGCGTGTTGACCTCACGAGGCGTGACGCCGAGGCAGATGCTGGTGCTGGGTCTGGGAGAGTCGGCGCCAGTGGCCTCGAACGACACCGATGCGGGCCGCTCCACCAACCGCCGCGTCCAGCTCCTCATCACGGTGCCTCAGGCGCCGCCCGTGTGA
- the sdhB gene encoding succinate dehydrogenase iron-sulfur subunit: protein MDNATAQAPVSTTTKHVTFRIWRQDGPDAPGHFDEFRVPYGKGANVISCLMEIQRNPVTTDGRKVAPAIYDAACLEEVCGSCAMNINGRVRMACSALIDRIIGDGEPIITLEPMKKFPVARDLSVKRDRMFEALKRVKAWINIDGTHNLGPGPRQSQADHTVMYKLSTCITCGSCLEACPQVTIDNDFMGAAAISQARLFNMNPTGKMNSEERVRGLMGPGGIQDCGKAQNCVKVCPKEIPLTTSIAVMNREVTKQVIKDIFFDLGGEKTSAGGPG from the coding sequence ATGGACAACGCGACCGCGCAGGCGCCTGTCAGCACCACCACGAAGCACGTCACCTTCCGCATCTGGCGGCAGGACGGCCCGGATGCTCCGGGTCACTTCGACGAGTTCCGCGTCCCGTACGGCAAGGGCGCGAACGTCATCTCCTGCCTCATGGAGATCCAGCGCAACCCGGTCACCACCGACGGGCGCAAGGTGGCTCCGGCCATCTATGACGCCGCGTGCCTCGAGGAGGTGTGCGGCAGCTGCGCCATGAACATCAACGGGCGGGTCCGCATGGCCTGCTCGGCGCTGATCGACCGCATCATCGGGGACGGGGAGCCCATCATCACCCTGGAGCCGATGAAGAAGTTCCCGGTCGCCCGCGACCTGTCGGTCAAGCGCGACCGCATGTTCGAGGCGCTCAAGCGCGTCAAGGCGTGGATCAACATCGACGGCACGCACAACCTCGGCCCCGGCCCGCGCCAGTCCCAGGCGGACCACACGGTGATGTACAAGCTGTCCACGTGCATCACGTGCGGCAGCTGCCTCGAGGCGTGCCCGCAGGTGACGATCGACAACGACTTCATGGGCGCCGCCGCCATCAGCCAGGCCCGGCTCTTCAACATGAACCCCACCGGCAAGATGAACTCCGAGGAGCGCGTCCGGGGTCTCATGGGTCCGGGCGGCATCCAGGACTGCGGCAAGGCCCAGAACTGCGTGAAGGTGTGCCCCAAGGAGATCCCGCTCACCACCTCCATCGCGGTGATGAACCGCGAGGTGACCAAGCAGGTCATCAAGGACATCTTCTTCGACCTGGGTGGTGAGAAGACGTCCGCGGGCGGTCCGGGGTAG
- the sucD gene encoding succinate--CoA ligase subunit alpha, translating into MSILVNENTKVLCQGITGSAGSFHSKQMLEYGTKLVAGVTPGKGGTDFEGKVPVFNSVADAVKQTGANTSVIFVPPPFAADSIMEAADAGISLIITITEGIPVNDMVKAKRYLQGKPGVRLIGPNCPGVITPGAKCKIGIMPGHIHKPGRIGVVSRSGTLTYEAVYQLTQLGLGQSTAVGIGGDPVNGTDFVDVLKLFNADPETDAVIMIGEIGGDAEERGAEYVAREFTKPIAGFIAGQSAPPGKRMGHAGAIISGGKGTASEKMKAMEAAGFVMAASPAELGTTLQEAVRRGAPKKNR; encoded by the coding sequence ATGAGCATCCTCGTCAACGAGAACACGAAGGTCCTCTGCCAGGGCATCACCGGCTCTGCGGGCTCGTTCCACTCCAAGCAGATGCTGGAGTACGGAACGAAGCTGGTCGCTGGCGTCACGCCGGGCAAGGGCGGTACCGACTTCGAGGGCAAGGTCCCCGTCTTCAACTCGGTGGCCGACGCGGTGAAGCAGACCGGCGCCAACACCTCGGTCATCTTCGTTCCGCCCCCCTTCGCTGCCGACTCCATCATGGAGGCCGCCGACGCGGGCATCTCCCTCATCATCACCATCACCGAGGGCATCCCCGTCAACGACATGGTGAAGGCCAAGCGCTACCTGCAGGGTAAGCCGGGCGTTCGCCTGATCGGTCCCAACTGCCCCGGCGTCATCACCCCGGGCGCCAAGTGCAAGATCGGCATCATGCCGGGCCACATCCACAAGCCGGGCCGCATCGGCGTGGTGTCGCGCTCGGGCACGCTGACCTACGAGGCCGTGTACCAGCTCACCCAGCTGGGCCTGGGCCAGTCCACCGCCGTGGGCATCGGTGGTGACCCGGTCAACGGCACGGACTTCGTGGACGTGCTGAAGCTCTTCAACGCGGACCCCGAGACGGACGCCGTCATCATGATCGGCGAGATCGGCGGCGACGCCGAGGAGCGCGGCGCCGAGTACGTGGCGCGCGAGTTCACCAAGCCCATCGCCGGCTTCATCGCCGGCCAGTCGGCTCCTCCGGGCAAGCGCATGGGCCACGCCGGCGCCATCATCTCCGGTGGCAAGGGCACGGCCTCGGAGAAGATGAAGGCCATGGAGGCCGCTGGCTTCGTCATGGCCGCCAGCCCCGCCGAGCTCGGCACCACGCTTCAGGAGGCCGTCCGCCGCGGCGCTCCCAAGAAGAACCGCTAG